A stretch of Henckelia pumila isolate YLH828 chromosome 4, ASM3356847v2, whole genome shotgun sequence DNA encodes these proteins:
- the LOC140860983 gene encoding heavy metal-associated isoprenylated plant protein 32-like, protein MSKEEFLKIQTCVLKVNIHCDGCKQKVKKILQKIDGVYTTTIDSEQGKVTVSGNVDPATLIKKLTKNGKHAEIWGAASKANNNNQNQMNNQLKNLQIDSGSKGGQNKGQAPKGGGNNQPKGGLPAQNPQFQQQLQQLQQLQQFKGLQDLKIPPQFMKDLKGPNNNNHQNQKSVKFNLPEDEGFSDDDFDDDDDFDDEDEDDFDDEFDDIPAGNNKMKPPVLGNGHGGAQMGHNMMNNIMNGQHPQLLKGAAGNNGGNGGGNGKKGGGGGGGGNIPVQMNPGGGNPNQGGANGGKKGGNGSNNGGNQNQGGGKGGKNGGGQPNDGKNGGGGGQNKNGGAGAGAGAGAVAVNGNNSMGNGAKKGGGMNDGPHGMPNMMGMSAGGHVGPMGTNMPMGQMGNLPMGQMNNLAAVQGLPASAMPGGAGAGYFPAAAPEHMTANPYYQQQLAAMMMNQQRANGNERFQPMMYARPPPAVNYMPAPYPPYPYPYPYAPPHGERTDQYAMFSDENTSSCNVM, encoded by the exons ATGAGTAAAGAAGAGTTCTTGAAGATCCAG ACTTGTGTTCTTAAAGTCAATATACACTGTGATGGATGTAagcaaaaagtgaagaaaatctTGCAGAAGATTGATG GGGTTTACACCACAACCATAGATTCAGAGCAAGGGAAGGTAACTGTTTCAGGCAATGTTGATCCAGCCACACTCATCAAGAAGCTTACCAAGAATGGGAAACACGCTGAGATATGGGGTGCTGCATCAAAGGCCAACAACAATAATCAAAACCAGATGAATAATCAGCTCAAGAATCTGCAAATTGATAGTggaagcaaaggtggacagaaCAAAGGCCAGGCCCCAAAGGGTGGTGGCAACAACCAGCCAAAAGGTGGTCTTCCGGCGCAAAATCCACAATTTCAGCAACAACTCCAGCAGCTTCAACAGCTGCAACAGTTTAAAGGGTTGCAAGATCTGAAAATTCCCCCGCAGTTTATGAAAGATCTGAAAGGGCCCAATAATAACAACCACCAGAACCAGAAGTCTGTTAAGTTCAACTTGCCTGAGGATGAAGGATTTAGTGATGATGATTTTGATGACGACGACGATTTTGATgacgaagatgaagatgattttGATGATGAATTTGATGATATCCCTGCCGGTAATAATAAAATGAAGCCTCCTGTATTGGGTAATGGCCATGGCGGTGCTCAGATGGGTCACAACATGATGAATAATATAATGAATGGTCAGCATCCTCAGCTCTTGAAAGGTGCTGCTGGTAACAATGGAGGAAATGGAGGTGGAAATGGGAAGAAAGGTGGTGGTGGTGGGGGAGGAGGTAACATACCTGTTCAAATGAATCCAGGCGGTGGTAACCCAAATCAAGGTGGGGCTAATGGTGGTAAGAAAGGTGGTAATGGGAGTAACAATGGTGGTAACCAAAATCAAGGTGGTGGAAAGGGTGGCAAGAATGGTGGTGGCCAGCCTAATGATGGCAAAAATGGTGGCGGTGGCGGTCAAAATAAGAATGGTGGCGCCGGCGCCGGGGCCGGGGCGGGGGCTGTGGCTGTGAATGGCAACAATTCTATGGGTAATGGGGCCAAGAAAGGGGGTGGCATGAATGATGGACCTCATGGCATGCCAAACATGATGGGGATGAGTGCTGGAGGTCACGTGGGCCCAATGGGGACAAATATGCCGATGGGCCAAATGGGTAATCTACCGATGGGCCAAATGAACAATCTTGCTGCGGTTCAAGGACTTCCGGCCTCCGCCATGCCCGGAGGTGCCGGTGCTGGATATTTTCCAGCTGCTGCCCCGGAACACATGACCGCGAACCCCTATTATCAGCAACAACTCGCAGCCATGATGATGAACCAGCAACGGGCCAACGGTAACGAGAGGTTTCAGCCTATGATGTATGCCCGTCCTCCGCCTGCAGTTAACTACATGCCAGCGCCATATCCACCTTACCCCTACCCGTACCCTTACGCGCCACCGCACGGCGAGCGAACCGACCAGTACGCGATGTTTAGCGACGAAAACACGTCGAGTTGTAACGTGATGTGA